Part of the Candidatus Zixiibacteriota bacterium genome is shown below.
ATAAAGATAAAAAGGACGAGTAAATTTTCGGTGATGCTAAAGTAATCAGAAATTCAAAATAAAAAGGAGAAAAAATGGCAAGATTTAAAAAAATCACACCTCCAACTGACGGTGAACGAATTACAGTCGTTGATAAAAAACTAAATGTACCTGACATTCCGATTATTCCGGTTATTGAGGGTGATGGCATCGGCCGTGATATTATGAAAGCAACCAGACGTGTTGTGGATGCGGCTGTTGAAAAAATATATAGCGGCCAGAAAAAAATTGCCTGGTTCGATATTTTTGCCGGCGAATCGGCTATGGAAAGATATAACGAGGTTCTTCCGGAAGATACTTTGAAAGCGATTAAGTATTACATCGTCGCTTTGAAAGGTCCGCTTACAACGCCTGTGGGCGGCGGTTATCGTTCATTAAATGTCAGCCTTCGCCAGATGCTTACACTTTATGCCTGCGTTCGTCCGGTTCGCTATTTTGCCGGGGTTCCCTCGCCGGTGAAACGTCCCGAGTTAATGAATATTATTATCTACCGTGAAAACACCGAGGATGTTTATGCCGGTATCGAATGGCGCAAGGGCACTAAGGAAGCTAAAAAACTTATTGGGTTCCTAAATGAGGAGATGGAAACCAATATTCGCTCCGATTCAGGTATTGGTATAAAACCGATTTCAGTAAAAGGCACTCAGCGTTTAGTTCGCAAGGCTATTAATTATGCGATAGAAAGCGGCTGTAAATCGGTTACGCTTATGCATAAGGGCAACATTATGAAGTACACCGAAGGCGCATTCCGTGATTGGGGTTATCAGTTGGCGGCTAAGGAATTTGCTCAGCAGACTATTACCGAACAGGAGCTTTGGGATAAATATGACGGCAATTGCCCGGATGGCAAGATTATTATCAAGGACCGCATTGCCGATTCGATGTTCCAGCAGATTCTTACACGTCCCAGCGAGTATGAGGTAGTTGCCACGCCTAACCTTAATGGCGATTTCCTTTCGGATGCTTGCGCGGCGCAGGTTGGCGGTTTGGGCATGGCGCCCGGCGCTAATATTGGCGATTACATCGGCCTTTTTGAGGCTACTCACGGCACCGCTCCGAAATATGCCGATAAAGATATGGTTAACCCCGGTTCGTTGATTCTTTCGGCGGTAATGATGCTTGATTATCTT
Proteins encoded:
- the icd gene encoding isocitrate dehydrogenase (NADP(+)), which encodes MARFKKITPPTDGERITVVDKKLNVPDIPIIPVIEGDGIGRDIMKATRRVVDAAVEKIYSGQKKIAWFDIFAGESAMERYNEVLPEDTLKAIKYYIVALKGPLTTPVGGGYRSLNVSLRQMLTLYACVRPVRYFAGVPSPVKRPELMNIIIYRENTEDVYAGIEWRKGTKEAKKLIGFLNEEMETNIRSDSGIGIKPISVKGTQRLVRKAINYAIESGCKSVTLMHKGNIMKYTEGAFRDWGYQLAAKEFAQQTITEQELWDKYDGNCPDGKIIIKDRIADSMFQQILTRPSEYEVVATPNLNGDFLSDACAAQVGGLGMAPGANIGDYIGLFEATHGTAPKYADKDMVNPGSLILSAVMMLDYLGWKEAGKRIEEAIEKTIAQKTVTYDLERQMEGATKVSTSQYATHIIENL